CTCCATGTTTGGTCTCACTAGACCCATAATCTCTCCATGTTTGGTCTCACTAGACCCCTAATATCTCCTTGCTTGGTCTCACTAGACCCCTAATCTCTCCTTGCTTGTCTCACTAGACCCTAATCTCTCCTTGCTTGGTCTCACTAGACCCCTAATCTCTACTTGCTTGTCTCACTAGACCCCTAATCTCTCCTTGCTTGGTCTCACTAGACCCCTAATCTCTCCTTGCTTGGTCTCACTAGACCCTAATCTCTCCTTGCTTGGTCTCACTAGACCCTAATCTCTCCATGCTTGGTCTCACTAGACCCTAATCTCTCCATGCTTGGTCATACTAGACCCCTAATCTCTCCATGCTTGGTCTCACTAGACCCTAATCTCTCCATGTTTGGTCTCACTAGACCATAATCTCTCCATGTTTGGTCTCACTAGACCCCTAATCTCTCCATGCTTGGTCTCACTAGACCCCTAATCTCTCCATGCTTGGTCTCACTAGATCCCTAATCTCTCCATGCTTGGTCTCACTAGACCCCTAATCTCCCCATGCTTGGTCTCACTAGACCCCTAATCTCTCCATGCTTGGTCTCACTAGACCCTAATCTCTCCATGTTTGGTCTCACTAGACCCCTAATCTCTCCATGCTTGGTCTCACTAGACCCCTAATCTCTCCATGCTTGGTCTCACTAGACCCCTAATCTCTCCATGCTTGGTCTCACTAGACCCTAATCTCTCCATGCTTGGTCTCACTAGACACTAATCTCTCCATGCTTGGTCTCACTAGACCCCTAATCTCTCCATGCTTGGTCTCACTAGACCCTAATCTCTCCATGCTTGGTCTCACTAGACCCCTAATCTCCCCATGCTTAGTCTCACTAGACCCCTAATCTCTCCATGCTTGGTCTCACTAGACCCTAATCTCTCCATGTTTGGTCTCACTAGACCCCTAATCTCTCCATGCTTGGTCTCACTAGACCCCTAATCTCTCCATGCTTGGTCTCACTAGACCCTAATCTCTCCATGCTTGGTCTCACTAGACACTAATCTGCAATATTCGTCAAAGATCATTACTGCTCTTTGTTCTTTCTCTTGTAGAGCGACTCGTCGGCCGACTCATGTGTTGAACAGTCACCACTGGAGAACATTCTTATGTTGAACAGTCACCGCTGGAGAACATTCTTATGTTGAACAGTCACCGCTGGAGAACATTCTTATGTTGAACAGTCACCGCTGGAGAACATTCTTATGTTGAACAGTCACCGCTGGAGAACATTCTTATGTTGAACAGTCACCACTGGAGAACATTCTTATGTTGAACAGTCACCGCTGGAGAACATTCTTATGTTGAACAGTCACCGCTGGAGAACATTCTTATGTTGAACAGTCACCGCTGGAGAACATTCTTATGTTGAACAGTCACCGCTGGAGAACATTCTTATGTTGAACAGTCACCGCTGGAGAACATTCTTATGTTGAACAGTCACCGCTGGAGAACATTCTTATGTTGAACAGTCACCGCTGGAGAACATTCTTATGTTGAACAGTCTAAGCTGGTGAAcattcatttattaaacagtcaCTATTAGAGAACATTCTCCGTTTAACAGTCTCCGTTGGAGATCATTTTTTCTCCAATGTGGAtcatagtcttgctccacaccctgtgaggggtcatggtcctgctccacaccctgtgaggggtcatggtcctgctccacaccctgtgaggggtcatggtcctgctccacaccctgggAGGGGTCATggtcctgctccacaccctgtgaggggtcatggtcctgctccacaccctgtgaggggtcatggtcttgctccacaccctgtgAGAGGTCATGGCGTTGCTCCACACCCTGTGAGGGGGTCatggtcttgctccacaccctgtgAGGGGTCATGGCGTTGCTCCACACCCTGTGAGGGGTCagggtcttgctccacaccctgtgAGAGGTCATGGCGTTGCTCCACACCCTGTGAGGAGTCagggtcttgctccacaccctgtgAGGGGGTCatggtcttgctccacaccctgtgaggggtcagggtcttgctccacaccctgtgaggggtcatggtcttgctccacaccctgtgaggggtcagggtcttgctccacaccctgtgAGGGGTCATGGTGTTGCTCCACACCCTGTGAGGGGTCATGGTCTTTCTTCACACCCTGTGAGGGGTCATGACGTTGCTCCACACCCTGTGAGGGGTCAGGGTATTGCTCCACACCCTGTGAGGGGTCAGGGTGTTGCTCCACACCCTGTGAGGGGTCatggtcttgctccacaccctgtgAGAGGTCATGGCGTTGCTCCACACCCTGTGAGGGGGTCatggtcttgctccacaccctgtgAGGGGTCATGGCGTTGCTCCACACCCTGTGAGGGGTCagggtcttgctccacaccctgtgAGAGGTCATGGCGTTGCTCCACACCCTGTGAGGGGGTCatggtcttgctccacaccctgtgaggggtcagggtcttgctccacaccctgtgaggggtcatggtcttgctccacacccggtGAGGGGTCagggtcttgctccacaccctgtgAGGGGTCAGGGTGTTGCTCCACACCCTGTGAGGGGACatggtcttgctccacaccctgtgAGGGGTCATGGCGTTGCTCCACACCCTGTGAGGGGTCAGGgtgctgctccacaccctgtgAGGGGTCAGGGTGTTGCTCCACACCCTGTGAGGGGTCatggtcttgctccacaccctgtgAGGGGTCATGGCGTTGCTCCACACCCTGTGAGGGGTCATGGCGTTGCTCCACACCCTGTGAGGGGTCTGGAAGTTGCTCCACACCCTGTGAGGGGTCATGGCGTTGCTCCACACCCTGTGAGGGGTCAGGGTGTTGCTCCACACCCTGTGAGGGGTCAGGGTGTTGCTCCACACCctgtgaggggtcagggagttgctccacaccctgtgaggggtcagggagttGCTTCACACCctgtgaggggtcagggagttGCTCCACACCCTGTGAGGGGTCAGGGTGTTGCTCCACACCctgtgaggggtcagggagttgctccacaccctgtgaggggtcagggagttgctccacaccctgtgaggggtcagggagttGCTCCACACCCTGTGAGGGGTCATGGCGTTGCTCCACACCCTGTGAGGGGTCatggtcttgctccacaccctgtgAGGGGTCATGGAGTTGCTCCACACCCTGTGAGGAGTCAGGGTGTTGCTCCACACCCTGTGAGGGGTCatggtcttgctccacaccctgtgAGGGGTCATGGCGTTGCTCCACACCCTGTGAGGGGTCATGGCGTTGCTCCACACCTTGGGAGGGGGTCatggtcttgctccacaccctgtgCGGGGTCATGGAGTTGCTCCACACCCTGTGAGGAGTCatggtcttgctccacaccctgtgaggggtcagggtcttgctccacaccctatGAGGGGTCATGGCGTTGTTCCACACCCTGTGAGGGGTCATGGTCTTGCTCCACATCCTGTGAGGGGTCATGGTCTAGCTCCACTCCCTGTGAGGGGTCatggtcttgctccacaccctgtgAGGGGTCATGGTCTTGCTCCACATCCTGTGAGGGGTCATGGCGTTGCTCCACACCCTGTGAGGGGTCATGGTCTTGCTCCACATCCTGTGAGGGGTCATGGTCTAGCTCCACTCCCTGTGAGGGGTCAGGGTGTTGCTCCACACCCTGTGAGGGGTCATGGAGTTGCTCCACACCCTGTGAGGGGTCATGACGTTGCTCCACACCCTGTGAGGGGTCatggtcttgctccacaccctgtgAGGGGTCAGGGTGTTGCTCCACATCCTGTGAGGGGTCATGGAGTTGCTCCACACCctgtgaggggtcagggagttgctccacaccctgtgaggggtcagggagttgctccacaccctgtgaggggtcagggtgctgctccacaccctgtgAGGGGTCAGGGTGTTGCTCCACACCCTGTGAGGGGTCatggtcttgctccacaccctgtgAGGGGTCATGGTGTTGCTCCACACCCTGTGAGGGGTCATGGCGTTGCTCCACACCCTGTGAGGGGTCATGGCGTTGCTCCACACCctgtgaggggtcagggagttGCTCCACACCCTGTGAGGGGTCAGGGTGTTGCTCCACACCctgtgaggggtcagggagttgctccacaccctgtgaggggtcagggagttgctccacaccctgtgaggggtcagggagttGCTCCACACCCTGTGAGGGGTCATGGAGTTGCTCCACACCCTGTGAGGAGTCAGGGTGTTGTTCCACACCCTGTGAGAGGTCAGGGTCTTGCTCTACACCCTGTGAGGAGTCAGGGTGTTGCTTCACACCCTGTGAGGGGTCatggtcttgctccacaccctgtgAGGGGTCATGGCGTTGCTCCACACCCTGTGAGGGGTCATGGCGTTGCTCCACACCCTGTGAGGGGGTCatggtcttgctccacaccctgtgCGGGGTCATGGAGTTGCTCCACACCCTGTGAGGAGTCatggtcttgctccacaccctgtgAGGGGGTCagggtcttgctccacaccctgtgAGGGGTCATGGTGTTGCTCCACACCCTGAGAGGGGTCatggtcttgctccacaccctgtgAGGGCTCATGGCGTTGCTCCACACCCTGTGAGGGGTCatggtcttgctccacaccctgtgAGGGGTCATGGTCTTGATCCACACCCTGTGAGGGGTTagggtcttgctccacaccctgtgAGAGGTCAGGGTCTAGCTCCACACCCTGTGAGGGGTCATGGAGTTGCTCCACACCCTGTGAGGGGTCATGGTCTTGATCCACACCCTGTGAGGGGTCagggtcttgctccacaccctgtgAGAGGTCAGGGTCTAGCTCCACACCCTGTGAGGGGTCATGGCGTTGCTCCACACCCTGTGAGGGGTCATGGAGTTGCTCCACACCCTGTGCGGGGTCATGGCGTTGCTCCACACCCTGTGAGGGGTCAGGGTGTTGCTCCACACCCTGTGCGGGGTCATGGCGTTGCTCCACACCCTGTGAGGGGTCATGGCGTTGCTCCACACCCTGTGCGGGGTCATGGCGTTGCTCCACACCCTGTGACGGGTGAACACTGTGATCACGAACGAAACATTTGTCGTCAAGTCGCAAATCGCTGCCAATCTGCCTGGACTCGCGTTGGTaatgaagcctaacattatcttTAAATAAAAATATACCATTTCCCGCCAAGAGTTCGACTGGAGGTTGAGAGTGCAGTAGCGGGAAGGACGTTATGCCTCTCCACAATTTCCCGCCAAGAGTTCGACTGGCGGTTGAGAGTGCAGTAGCGGGAAGGACGTTATGCCTCTCCACAATTTCCCGCCAAGAGTTCGACTGGCGGTTGAGAGTGCAGTAGCGGGAAGGACGTTATGCCTCTCCACATAATGGTCACTATCAGTAACTCGTTTGCATTAGTTTGTCTCTACAAGTTAATTGAATTTAATCACTGGAAACAGAGCCTTAAAACAGAGCTCTTAAAGTTCCCCTTATATTAGGCGAGACTTTACTAAATTATGTTTACATATttctattaaaaaaaatatgtttttgtgtAAGGTCTTATTGGCCTTAAGGGTCTGGTCACTCAGGTCTCGGACTTGAAGAAAGGACTTTTTTCAGTCCTTTCCCCCCAAAGGGGGTGTGAAGGTTTCCACCCGGTGGCGGATCTGGTTTATTCCGCTTCTGTTGTTCCAAGAGGAAAACAAACTTCGCTGATACTAAAGTTCCTAAAACTGTTCGGCTTCTGGGGGTTTGTGTTCTTAAATCAACAATAGCGAGAGTTGCAGCGCGTTAAATGGGAGAGTTTACTGCGCATTTCATGGATTTCGATATATTGTGTTTTGGTGATAAATTTGCGATTTTTGAGGAGCGTCTGATACTCGTTTGTGTTAACTGTTCGTCAGCTTGTGTTGGTTTGCTTCATCGGAAGAGTagatgttgtggttgttgaattATTGTGTTCTTAATCTTTTTAAGTTTAGGGAGAAGGAGGTATAAAGTTGGTTCCCGTGACGCTACCTGGGTTAGCAGACATagtaagtctctctctctctctgtctctctgtctctctctctgtctctctctctctctctctctctctctctctctctctctctctctctctctctctctctctctctctctctctctctcttctctctctctctgtctctctctctctctctctctgtctctctctctctctctctctctctctctctctctctctctctctgtctctctctctctctctctctctctctctctctctctctctctctctctctctctctctctctctctctctctctctctctctctctctctctctctctctctctctctctctctctctctctctctctctctctctctctctctctctctctctctctctctctctctctctctctctctctctctctctctctctctctctctctctctctctctctctctctctctctctctctctctctctctctctctctctctctctctctctctctctctctctctcttctctctctctctctctctctctctctctctctctctctctctctctctctctctctctctctctctctctctctctctctctctctctctctctctctctctctctctctctctctctctctctctctgtctctctctctctctctctctctctctctctctctctctctctctctctctctctctctctctctctctctctctctctctctctctctctcgtctctctctctctctctctctctctctctctctctctctctctctctctctctctctctctctctctctctctcctctctctctctctctctctctctctctctctctctctctctctctctctctctctctctctctctctctctctctctctctctctctctctctctctctctctctctctctctctctctctctctctctctctctctctctctctctctctctctctctctctctctctctctctctctctctctctctctctctctctctctctctctctctctctctctctctctctctctctctctctctctctctctctctctctctctctctctctctctctctctctctctctctctctctctctctctctctgtctctctctctctctctctctctctctctctctctctctctctctctctctctctctctctctctctcagatggGGTGCCACGTCTCATGGTTGTGTAGTCAGAGTGAGGGCCCGCAGCCCTCGTGGTGTATCTGGCGGTCCCGTGTTTGGGGATATCATTATCTTGCTGCTCTTCGTATTTGCCTTCATTACTGCTTTCTCGCAACTGTTGGAATTGACACTCATAGAAAATACTGTATTCTTTAATTTAGAGTACTGCAACATTATGTAGAAtactgtaatattatgtatgttgaaTACATTAATGTTATCTTTGTtcacaattattttttttatgagaAATATTAGAACATAAAAAATGTAAACTATGCAAGACCTGttgacccatacgaggtagctcctatttgcATCCAACCAaactcattcatgtatatgtctggcctacgcttgaaacaagcaTTTGCCAAATAAAGCTTCTGAATTGTTATGTATTCCCACTTCTCTCATACGAGTTAATGATGCCCTCTTGCCTGCCTCATCTCACAGTTACTGTGTGTACATTTACTACTATGGTAATATTAAAAGTCACAATTTTTTCATCACAAATTCATCATTTGGTTTCAACTACAACAAAATATCTTTCCTGACATCTGTGACATCCACGACACAAGAGCTTTCTCGTGTCATGAATGTAGGACACTATTTTTAATATATACATTAATGTCTTCGTTATTGTCCGTCACTTTAAGCGAGAATGTCTGTTTGACAAGTGTTGGAGGCCAGAGACTTGGGGCTAGTCTCCCTCGGCTCTGCAGGAtgactggtgtgtggtgggggaagcgCGAGGGGGTGTTGACCAACATGGGGAAGGTCAGGGTCGGCCCCCATTGCTCCAACCTAGTCGCTTTAATAATACAAAAATCACTCCAGATTTTACGATCGTTCCACACACACTACTTCAGTACACATTTGTTCAATGTTACACTCCTCTATACATTCCACTCCACCCTTCTGAAATACTCGCTCATCTAATATGTATTTCAAGGTAtccgaccaatccgttaaaaagtCGATGTGTTGGTAAATATTAACACACCGTAACACTGACGTTTTCTAGTGATCGGCATCGATAGGTTAagcgggttgcttgggttcgtacgttacGCAAAATAGTTGCATTTGTTTACGGAGTTGCAGAAATCAAGAGAACACGCTACAGTAAGAGCCTCACTGACCACGATCATAGGACCAAGTTTCTCGATCTCGGGCGACAAGAACTTCACAACCGTAAAGGTCAAAATGCTAAGTTTATAGCGTATTTGACCGCCACAATGGCCCGTCGGGGCTGCTCTAAGATTACAGGTATTTTACTTGTGTAACCATCACTAGGCAGGAGTGTGGCAAAAGCCtagaatatacatacacacacatatgcccACAAATGGGGGAATATGTATCCTAATAGTCTTGGACCACATAGAAAATGTATCCTAATATTCGTATTCCACATAGAAAATGTATCCTAATATTCCTCTACCCACATTGAAAATGTTTCCTAATATTCCTGTTCCACATAGAAAATGTGTCCTAATATTTCTGTTCCacatgatggtgctacatagccttcccggtttggtgccttcttttgataattacttacttacttctgttCCACATAGAATATGTATCCTAACATTCCTGTTCCACATAGAAAATGTATTCTAATATTCCTGTTCCACATAGAAAATGTATTCTAATATTCCTGTTCCACATAGAAAATGAATCCTACATTACCGTACCATTTGGGAACTGTAGCCAATACTTTTGTATCAGCTCATCTTCCAAAGTAAACAGTTTGAGTCTGTAACATATACGCTTGCAGCCAATATTCAGCAAGCCTTTTACgcaaccatttacgaaacctctacatctttcctcaatcatggcagctTCGTTGACATGTATTAAACATGTTATGAACCCAACAAGATTTTTTGTAACAatcataaccttgggttgtgaagtttccaagctcgcagactgttcaataaatgtaaagcAAGCCGCCATAATTAAGGAAAGATGGAGTGGTTTCGTAAATGGTTGATATAACTTCTGTTCCTAGTGGCAAAGtccttgaaaaaatatattaaataagcTAGTAAACCCCCGCCGAATTTGCACAATGAATTAGCtaatgattcagaggtttaattaACCTAGTCTATTGTTATTTTCATTATGACTATCTATTATCCTTCACTCCCTAATCCTTCCCACCCATCCCAAGATTATCCTGGTGAGAAGTCAGGATAAAAGTCAACTTTGCGAGTGTACTCACACAAAATTTGCTTAAATTCTTTGTTTATATCCTCGTACCATTTTCAATGAGTTTAATTGTGTCGTTTAAAAATTATTTGCTGGATTGTTTCAATTTCGTATACCCAATATACTATGGGGGTACCCGGCGTTTCCCGGGTCTCTCTTTCTCATCTGTCCATCTATTTATTTATCTATctgc
This genomic stretch from Procambarus clarkii isolate CNS0578487 chromosome 22, FALCON_Pclarkii_2.0, whole genome shotgun sequence harbors:
- the LOC138367484 gene encoding submandibular gland secretory Glx-rich protein CA-like, with protein sequence MTPSQGVEQRHDLSQGVEQDHDPSQGVEQHPDPSQGVEQYPDPSQGVEQRHDPSQGVKKDHDPSQGVEQHHDPSQGVEQDPDPSQGVEQDHDPSQGVEQDPDPSQGVEQDHDPLTGCGARP
- the LOC138367485 gene encoding submandibular gland secretory Glx-rich protein CB-like, which translates into the protein MTPHRVWSNSMTPHRVWSKTMTPSQGVEQRHDPSQGVEQRHDPSQGVEQDHDPSQGVEQHPDSSQGVEQLHDPSQGVEQDHDPSQGVEQRHDPSQGVEQLPDPSQGVEQLPDPSQGVEQLPDPSQGVEQHPDPSQGVEQLPDPSQGVKQLPDPSQGVEQLPDPSQGVEQHPDPSQGVEQHPDPSQGVEQRHDPSQGVEQLPDPSQGVEQRHDPSQGVEQRHDPSQGVEQDHDPSQGVEQHPDPSQGVEQHPDPSQGVEQRHDPSQGVEQDHVPSQGVEQHPDPSQGVEQDPDPSPGVEQDHDPSQGVEQDPDPSQGVEQDHDPLTGCGATP
- the LOC138367486 gene encoding ribosome-binding protein 1-like, with translation MTPHRVWSNSMTPHRVWSKTMTPSQGVEQRHDPSQGVEQRHDPSQGVEQDHDPSQGVKQHPDSSQGVEQDPDLSQGVEQHPDSSQGVEQLHDPSQGVEQLPDPSQGVEQLPDPSQGVEQLPDPSQGVEQHPDPSQGVEQLPDPSQGVEQRHDPSQGVEQRHDPSQGVEQHHDPSQGVEQDHDPSQGVEQHPDPSQGVEQHPDPSQGVEQLPDPSQGVEQLPDPSQGVEQLHDPSQDVEQHPDPSQGVEQDHDPSQGVEQRHDPSQGVEQLHDPSQGVEQHPDPSQGVELDHDPSQDVEQDHDPSQGVEQRHDPSQDVEQDHDPSQGVEQDHDPSQGVELDHDPSQDVEQDHDPSQGVEQRHDPS